The genomic window GGTACGGATTCCGGTGACGGCGGTTGGTTCGTCCGCGACTACACGACCACGTTCAGCATCGGGGAGAGCCGGACCGCCGTGGTCGACCTCGACCGCAAGCTGCTGACCCTCAAGCGGGACGGCAGGACGGTCCGCACCATTCCCGTCTCCGGTGGCACGCCCGGCGGCGACAAGCGTTCCTGGAGGGGGACGGCGGTGCTCATGGCCAAGGAAGGCACGATCAACATGAACTCGGAGACCGTCGGCCTCGGCGACTCCTACGACAAGATGGTCGACCACTCCATGCGGCTCACCTGGTCCGGCATGTACGCGCACGCCGCACCGTGGAACCACCGATGGTTCGGCAAGGCCAACATGAGCTCCGGCTGCATCGGCATGAGCGATGCGGACGCTGCCTGGTTCTACGGTCAGGTGCGCCCCGGCGACCCGTTCGAGATCACGGGCCGGGACACCAAGGGGACGGTCGCCCCGGGTAACGGCTTCGGGGACTGGAACGTGCCGTGGGAGCGGTGGCAGAAGATGAGCGCGCTGCGCTGACCGCGAGAGCCGGACCCAGGCTGAACTGCTGGAGCAAGCCGGTCTCGACCACTCCACCGTGTCCGAGTCCCTGCGCCGTGTGCAGGAGGCCGGGCTGCTCACCCGTGAGCCCGCCTCCCGCGACCGGCGGGTCATGGTCGTTCACCTCACGGACGCCGGGGGAGGGTTGCCCGAGGCATCCCTCCCTCCACGCGGCCCCCAGAACCCCGGCCCGAGCCGCCCTGCCACCTGCAGGCATAGAACCACCCGCGGTGGAACGTAACGCTCCTCTCAGTCCAGTTCGTGGCTCCCTGCCCGCGGCACCAGGGATACAGCTGTCGTGCCGAGACGAGGCACCGGTACCTGCAGGGAGCCGTCGGCCTCGGTGCGCAGTGGTGCGATCACGGCGCCGAGATAGTCGGCAGACATCGCCTCGGCGGCGGGGAAGCCCGGAGTCACCCGGCAGGTGACAGGTTCCTCCGCGAACGACTGCAGCCGTACGAGCAGACGCCCGGGCTCCGGCACGGTCAGCCCGACGACACGCACACGCGGATCGTCGAGGTCCAGGAACGCGTAGGAGCTGCGTGGGCTGGATTCGGCCAGCCCCCTGGCCCGTACCGCGACCAGGGGGCGGCTGCCGACGGCCGCTGTGCGCATGCCGGTCACTCCACCGGTGACGTCCGGTGCGGCCTCCCACCCGACGCTGTAACGGAAGACGTGATCAAATGCCTGCTCGGAGGGGAAGTTGGTGTCCCAGATGTTGTTGTGCACCCACGAGAAGACTGTTGCCGGCTCGTCCTGAGCGAGCGACTGCGGGTACGGCGCATAGGGAATGGCGATCCCGCCCACCTGGATCAGGGGTGCGTCCTGAGTGGCCAGCGCCGCGCTCGTCGTACCTTCCTGGAGGCTGACCCAGCGGCGAACCGCTCGCATGTGCCGGGCCGAACCGGGCACCGTGGGCAGCCCGGTCCCGGTGACTCCGCCGGTAGCCTCCATACGGATGTGCGGGGACCGCATCGCGAAGGGGAAGGCGAAGAAGGCGCTCTCCTTCGTCAGGGTTGCCGACTTGTCGATCCGGTTCTCGAGATCGATCCGGGCGCTCGCTTTCGGCAGATGGACCCGCACGCGCAGCCGCCGGGTGCCGGCCGGGGCGCACTCGTAGACCAGTGTCTCGCCGGTCGCGTCCGAGGTACGTTCCACCAGAGCCGCCGGGGGCGCGGTCCTGCGAGTGGCCAGCAGGTGCATGGAGTCGTCGGCCGTGGTCTTGCTGGACTGGTGGTTGAATCCGCCGGCCGTGGCGTACTCGTCGTACAGGTATCCGTTGAAGCCGACGGTTGCGTCCTGCCGGACCAGTTCACTCCCTGTCCGTTTGTCCAGAACTGAGCCGATGCACGCGGACGCCAGGTCGACCTGGACGCGAAGAAACTCGTTCTCCAGCACCACTGACCCGGGCGCCGGGCGGTCGGCCCGTTCGGGCAGGCCGGCCACAGGGGTGCCGGCCGGCTCGATGTCCACCCGAACCGTTCCGTGTGCTGGGACGCGCGCCAGCCGGAACAGCAGGAACCGGCCGGCTGCCCGGTGGAGTTCGTTGCTCTGCTGTTCCTCCGTCACCTCCAGCTCCGTGTCGTCCCGGGAGTCGACGACCCGAACCGCGTCGGCGAGTGGCACGGTGCTCTCGGGGAGGAAGAGCCTGACCGTCTCGGAACGTTCCCAACTGCAGGTGTTGACGACGTGGTAGCCGGCGAGCGTGCCCTCGCGGGGAGCCAGGCGCTCTCCCAGCGCCGCACTCGCGGAGTCCAGCAAGGTGTGCGCCCCGTCGTGGGCCCGCAGGGCCTGGGCGTACTTCCAGTGCCATTGGCGCTCGCCCGAGGCATGACCGTGGTCGCCGTGCGTCCAGGGATCACCGGCACCCCAGGTGTGCTCGTTGAACAGGGACGCGGCGCGGTACACCTCGGGTGCCGCCCGCACGATCTCTGAACCGCCCGAGGACCCGAGTATCTCGGCGTAGCCGGCGAGGGTCTGGGCATCGGCGAGGGCCGCCTGCCCGTCGCGGGTGGCTGCCAGCGGTACGGCTCCGGCACCGACACCGTCGACCCACCAGTCGGTCCAGTCGCCCTCGTAGGTTTCGATCCGGTCGCCGAGCCGCTCCTCCGCGTCGACGAAGAAGTCCTCGTTGCGCGAGGTACGCAGTG from Streptomyces sp. NBC_01341 includes these protein-coding regions:
- a CDS encoding alpha-mannosidase, with protein sequence MPRPELARPSWWDSNMARDILRRRAVSAEGDLGGHRVQLSCEPLLRHDGAGGLLQSVRVTADRPLTRARVTTATGGALRCDIVSGPGTDTRLLVPEVDTPTPVLIELPELADAESVELLLTPQRHWTLHLVQHAHLDIGYTDPQGTVLAEGRTYLDSLLELCRTTDDRPDESKFRWAVEGHFSYENWAQNRPPRLVAEFLDRVREGRIELTAMPFNLHTETCSTDELHELLRPIRELREREGIDITTAMQTDVPGQVVGLPDVLADSGIRYLSVAHNWAGRAVPHHVGGQDLPRLFRWRAPSGREVLVWRTDTPHGLAYMEGSILGFDESYDRVDDLLPNYLWAMANRQYPHEGKGIPGFPVLDEEFKGDPYPWDILHLRVLGKFADNGPPRRIIADTVHRWNEEWAFPALRTSRNEDFFVDAEERLGDRIETYEGDWTDWWVDGVGAGAVPLAATRDGQAALADAQTLAGYAEILGSSGGSEIVRAAPEVYRAASLFNEHTWGAGDPWTHGDHGHASGERQWHWKYAQALRAHDGAHTLLDSASAALGERLAPREGTLAGYHVVNTCSWERSETVRLFLPESTVPLADAVRVVDSRDDTELEVTEEQQSNELHRAAGRFLLFRLARVPAHGTVRVDIEPAGTPVAGLPERADRPAPGSVVLENEFLRVQVDLASACIGSVLDKRTGSELVRQDATVGFNGYLYDEYATAGGFNHQSSKTTADDSMHLLATRRTAPPAALVERTSDATGETLVYECAPAGTRRLRVRVHLPKASARIDLENRIDKSATLTKESAFFAFPFAMRSPHIRMEATGGVTGTGLPTVPGSARHMRAVRRWVSLQEGTTSAALATQDAPLIQVGGIAIPYAPYPQSLAQDEPATVFSWVHNNIWDTNFPSEQAFDHVFRYSVGWEAAPDVTGGVTGMRTAAVGSRPLVAVRARGLAESSPRSSYAFLDLDDPRVRVVGLTVPEPGRLLVRLQSFAEEPVTCRVTPGFPAAEAMSADYLGAVIAPLRTEADGSLQVPVPRLGTTAVSLVPRAGSHELD